The Euphorbia lathyris chromosome 3, ddEupLath1.1, whole genome shotgun sequence genome contains a region encoding:
- the LOC136224148 gene encoding pentatricopeptide repeat-containing protein At2g27800, mitochondrial-like — MIYLRRDSIAQIYSKVSFISVPRLSYHCASFCNFAFPSFISLSQFSASSCPLTANINSFKVFGQTESCLGYSFPSNQIITGSFGGFLCSYYSTKVPSRSFRRRQSKRLKAGRKPVLNEAKFQQAISQLPPRFSNEQLCNVLTVEEDPLVCFEIFNWASQTPRFRHDTFTYHITIKKLGVAKMYQEMDDVVNQVLAVPYIGNEALYNTIIYFFTEARKLTRAVNIFKHMKNSPNLECRPSIRTYNSLFTAMLSRGRNSYINHIYMDTIRCLFKQMVDDGVEPDIFSLNSMIKGYVLSLHVNDALRIFHQMGTVYNCVPNAFSYDYLIHGLCSQGRTNNARELCEEMEKKGFIPSSKSYNSLVNALALNGEVNVAVDYLWEMIRRHKSPDFITYRTVLDEICRQQTVREAMQLLKEWQEKDLLDGHIYNKLLNVLEDDFGYSNNRN; from the coding sequence ATGATTTATTTACGTAGAGATTCCATAGCACAAATTTACTCTAAAGTTTCTTTTATCAGTGTCCCACGTCTGAGTTATCACTGTGCAAGTTTCTGCAATTTTGCATTTCCCTCATTTATCTCATTGAGTCAATTCTCTGCGagttcttgtcctctgactgcCAATATCAACTCATTCAAGGTTTTTGGTCAGACTGAAAGCTGTCTTGGTTACAGTTTTCCCTCAAATCAAATTATTACTGGCTCTTTTGGCGGTTTTCTTTGTTCTTATTACTCAACTAAAGTGCCATCAAGGTCATTTAGAAGGAGACAAAGTAAAAGGTTAAAAGCCGGCAGGAAGCCTGTCCTTAATGAAGCTAAATTTCAACAAGCGATTTCCCAACTCCCACCACGATTCAGTAACGAACAACTCTGCAATGTCTTAACAGTTGAAGAAGATCCTTTGGTATGTTTTGAGATATTTAATTGGGCATCACAAACCCCTAGATTTAGGCATGACACATTTACTTACCATATTACTATAAAGAAGCTTGGTGTAGCTAAAATGTACCAAGAAATGGATGATGTTGTTAATCAAGTGCTTGCTGTTCCCTATATTGGTAATGAGGCTTTGTACAATACGATTATCTATTTCTTCACTGAAGCTAGGAAGTTGACTAGAGCAGTAAATATATTTAAGCATATGAAAAATTCTCCAAACTTGGAATGTAGACCGTCCATTCGAACCTATAACAGTCTTTTTACGGCAATGTTGAGTAGGGGAAGGAATTCTTATATAAATCATATTTATATGGACACTATTAGATGTTTGTTTAAGCAGATGGTGGATGATGGAGTTGAACCTGATATTTTTTCATTGAATTCCATGATAAAAGGGTATGTTCTTTCTCTTCATGTGAATGATGCTTTGAGAATATTCCACCAAATGGGTACAGTCTATAACTGCGTGCCCAATGCATTCTCCTATGATTATTTGATCCATGGGTTGTGTTCTCAAGGTCGAACTAATAATGCTAGGGAGTTGTGTGAGGAGATGGAGAAGAAAGGCTTCATCCCAAGTAGCAAGTCCTACAACTCACTTGTGAATGCTTTGGCTCTTAATGGAGAAGTTAATGTAGCTGTAGATTATTTGTGGGAAATGATAAGAAGACATAAGTCACCCGATTTCATCACATACAGGACGGTCCTGGATGAGATTTGCAGGCAGCAAACGGTTAGAGAGGCAATGCAATTGTTGAAGGAATGGCAAGAGAAAGATCTTCTGGATGGCCATATCTACAATAAGCTTCTTAATGTGCTTGAAGATGACTTTGGATATTCAAATAACAGAAATTAG